From a region of the Cyprinus carpio isolate SPL01 chromosome A18, ASM1834038v1, whole genome shotgun sequence genome:
- the LOC109110420 gene encoding glycerophosphodiester phosphodiesterase domain-containing protein 5-like: MGRSPVSLSRLKLGKLKVVRRQLLQRYEHQPFVSCLAGLYGCQWRRYQRAKAQPGECCCSRLECSCFALLIVTFILTLIFLYFWSEAQNDYNDFDWFNFGNLGFWFPWSVVLLVVAAALFTYIALLLVLAVCLLSEGQRLYLHWSHKIGILVTLTFSISATAVLSDVWSKEWTTLLLSFQVTAPFLHVGGVSLMTLLSWPIALHFFRMNKRVRQVALLSLFLAVLFALYLVPLGMYSPCIKEKGTLGPAPTLFGHRGAPMLAPENTQMSFEKAVESGGEGLETDVTIRCSPTGQTPTSNYTLEMLSAGSWFLQRDPFGTASSLDADEKVQVQNQTVPTLKEFLNLAAQHERLVIFDLRRPPRGHPYRDTWITRTLEVIHNESSINSSQVLWLPADQRSLVQELDPELQQTSGDPASVEELQEKHIVRLNLHYSYMSQEQIRKYSSVNISTNLYVISQPWLYSLAWCAGVHSVTTNALHVLKKLERPLFLMTPDEYSLMWILTDIVSAFLITAIFIFHWWRERGLPFWSGSRQVNENGPYSKFRTEASEVQGIRWNPLFFDGPSLSRDLDLPLHVPPMHGFPVPI, translated from the exons ATGGGCCGCTCTCCGGTGAGCCTGTCCAGACTGAAGCTGGGGAAGTTAAAGGTGGTGCGGCGGCAGCTGCTGCAGCGCTATGAGCACCAGCCGTTTGTCTCCTGTCTGGCCGGCCTGTACGGCTGCCAGTGGAGACGCTACCAGCGCGCCAAAGCCCAGCCGGGGGAATGCTGCTGTAGTCGG TTGGAGTGCAGTTGTTTCGCTCTCCTCATCGTAACGTTTATCCTGACCCTGATATTCCTGTACTTCTGGAGTGAGGCGCAGAATGACTACAACGACTTTGACTG GTTTAACTTCGGGAACCTGGGCTTCTGGTTCCCGTGGTCGGTGGTGTTGTTGGTGGTCGCCGCCGCTCTCTTCACCTACATCGCCCTCCTGCTG GTCCTAGCGGTGTGCCTTCTCTCTGAAGGACAGAGGCTTTACCTCCACTGGAGCCACAAG ATTGGTATCCTGGTGACTCTCACCTTCTCTATCAGTGCCACAGCTGTGCTCTCAGACGTATGGAGCAAAGAATGGACGACGCTGCTCCTTTCTTTTCAG GTCACAGCTCCCTTCCTTCACGTGGGCGGAGTTTCACTAATGACACTTCTGTCCTGGCCAATAGCCTTACACTTCTTTCGCATGAACAAGAGAG tgaggCAGGTGGCTCTCCTCAGCTTGTTCCTGGCGGTTCTCTTCGCCCTGTATCTGGTGCCATTGGGCATGTATTCACCCTGCATTAAAGAGAAGGGCACACTGGGGCCGGCGCCCACCCTCTTCGGACACAGAGGAGCACCCATG CTTGCACCAGAAAATACCCAGATGTCTTTTGAGAAGGCTGTAGAATCGGGAGGAGAGGGACTGGAGACAGACGTCACAATCAG GTGTTCCCCAACCGGACAGACACCCACCTCCAATTACACGCTGGAGATGCTCAGCGCTGGATCCTGGTTTCTTCAA AGGGATCCTTTCGGCACGGCCTCTTCTCTTGATGCAGACGAGAAGGTTCAGGTCCAGAACCAGACGGTACCCACCCTGAAGGAGTTCCTGAATCTGGCTGCCCAGCATGAGAGGCTGGTGATCTTTGACCTCAGACGTCCACCCCGAGGACACCCCTACAGAGACACGTGGATCACACGCACCCTGGAGGTCATACACAACGAGTCCTCCATTAACTCCAGCCAG GTGTTGTGGCTGCCGGCCGATCAGAGGAGTCTGGTGCAGGAGCTGGACCCGGAGCTGCAGCAGACGTCTGGAGATCCCGCCTCCGTAGAGGAGCTGCAGGAGAAGCACATCGTCCGACTCAACCTCCATTACAGCTACATGTCACAGGAGCAGATCAG AAAGTACTCCTCTGTGAACATCAGCACTAACCTGTATGTGATCAGTCAGCCGTGGTTATATTCGCTGGCGTGGTGCGCAGGCGTTCATTCAGTCACTACAAACGCCCTGCACGTCCTCAAGAAACTTGAGCGCCCCTTGTTCCTCATG ACTCCAGATGAATACAGTCTGATGTGGATCCTGACCGACATCGTCTCTGCTTTCCTCATCACAGCTATTTTCATTTTCCACTG GTGGCGTGAGCGAGGTTTGCCCTTCTGGTCGGGCAGTAGACAGGTGAATGAGAACGGACCGTACAGCAAGTTCCGGACGG AAGCGTCTGAGGTCCAAGGCATTCGCTGGAACCCTCTGTTCTTTGACGGGCCGTCACTGTCCCGGGACCTCGACCTCCCCCTGCATGTTCCCCCTATGCATGGCTTCCCCGTCCCCATCTGA